One Vigna unguiculata cultivar IT97K-499-35 chromosome 11, ASM411807v1, whole genome shotgun sequence DNA window includes the following coding sequences:
- the LOC114168621 gene encoding methyltransferase-like protein 17, mitochondrial translates to MATQAIAETAQKIVNPEALRYAAKQSQRCLVIPVRLRRAIKKYLQEQDEPYMKRKVLRLSQSFNQIKDVNLQLASTTAKKIVEDPLKSLEQSKRWKITSSYGDIGLMYRDDETIAYVASRMPAVYSACYRVLKEVRRRLPGFSPSKVLDFGAGTGSAFWALQEVWPKSLEKVNLIEPSQSMQRAGRSLIQGLKNLPLIHSYDSIQSLSKSLGKSDRGHDLVIASYVLGEIPSIKDRITIVRQLWDLTSDLLVLVEPGTPHGSNIIAQMRSHILWMEERKYRKASHKNNEISKDLITQKSGAFVVAPCPHDGICPLVKSGKYCHFVQRLERTSSQRAYKRSKGDPLRGFEDEKFSYVVFRRGPRPREPWPLDGVEFETLKEQHAKRKPEDLEIDYEDWLKLQQADDTLHEVADAADDLETGDTSCEAVKAVRYDSDAVETDGDDDSDNDYERREERDSADFGGGWGRIIFMPVRRGRQVTMNVCRSTKKDASEGSYDRIVVTKSTNPTLHHQAKRSIWGDLWPF, encoded by the exons ATGGCTACCCAGGCAATAGCTGAAACTGCACAAAAAATTGTCAACCCTGAAGCCCTTCGCTATGCAGCCAAACAATCACAGCGCTGCCTTGTTATTCCTGTCCGTCTCCGTCGTGCCATTAAAAAATACCTTCAAG AGCAGGATGAGCCATATATGAAGAGGAAAGTCTTGAGACTGTCTCAATCATTTAATCAAATCAAGGATGTCAATCTACAGTTGGCAAGCACCACAGCAAAGAAGATAGTTGAAGACCCTTTAAAGTCTCTCGAACAATCAAAACGTTGGAAAATTACGAGCTCTTATGGGGACATTGGTCTCATGTATAGAGATGATGAGACAATTGCTTATGTGGCTTCTAGAATGCCTGCTGTCTACTCTGCTTGTTACAGAGTACTTAAAGAG gtTCGCAGAAGGCTTCCTGGTTTCTCCCCATCTAAGGTATTAGATTTTGGTGCCGGGACTGGTTCAGCTTTCtg GGCACTACAAGAAGTTTGGCCAAAATCTTTGGAGAAAGTTAATTTAATAGAACCATCGCAATCAATGCAGCGTGCAGGTCGGAGCCTTATACAAG GTCTCAAGAATTTGCCACTTATTCATAGCTATGATAGCATTCAATCACTTTCTAAAAGTCTTGGTAAATCAGACAGAGGGCATGACCTTGTAATTGCT TCTTATGTTCTTGGAGAGATTCCATCAATAAAGGATCGAATAACCATAGTTCGCCAACTTTGGGATCTAACAAGTGATCTTCTG GTCTTGGTTGAACCAGGAACACCTCATGGATCTAATATTATTGCTCAGATGAGATCTCACATATTATGGATGGAAGAAAGA AAATATCGTAAAGCATCTCATAAGAATAATGAAATTTCTAAAGATTTGATCACTCAGAAGTCTGGTGCGTTCGTGGTTGCACCT TGTCCTCATGATGGAATTTGTCCGCTGGTAAAATCTGGAAAATATTGTCATTTTGTTCAACGCTTAGAGAGGACATCATCGCAACGTGCCTACAAG CGTTCAAAGGGTGATCCTTTACGTGGTTTTGAAGATGAGAAATTTTCCTATGTTGTTTTTAGACGTGGACCAAGGCCAAG GGAACCTTGGCCCCTTGACGGTGTGGAATTTGAGACTCTGAAGGAGCAGCATGCAAAAAGAAAACCAGAGGATCTTGAAATTGACTATG AGGACTGGTTGAAGTTGCAACAAGCTGATGATACTCTTCATGAAGTAGCTGATGCAGCAGATGATTTGGAAACTGGTGACACTTCTTGTGAAGCAGTTAAGGCTGTACGTTATGATTCTGATGCTGTGGAAACTGATGGTGATGATGATAGTGACAATGACTACGAaaggagagaagagagagaCAGTGCTGATTTTGGAGGTGGCTGGGGCAGGATTATCTTCATGCCTGTCAGAAGGGGTAGACAGGTGACAATGAATGTGTGCAGATCCACCAAAAAGGATGCTTCAGAGGGTTCATATGATCGTATTGTCGTCACAAAGAGCACGAACCCTACCTTGCATCATCAGGCCAAAAGATCTATCTGGGGTGACCTGTGGCCCTTTTGA
- the LOC114168686 gene encoding protein LNK3-like isoform X1, translating to MDWYYGCENSEFVLPKDQEDLLERYSSPGRWSEWGIKAPECFNSTQEEYLSKNTDATEVEFNFIDKSFEDEIEFDPYLQDKDQSSSSSVCGGLSEQFQQTGLSCDHQSKYELQDLSTFEHVDDIFLYKQLYKNEPVIAWDSVLEDFPCVENLHKSFLYPENQSSNTNGVVQKDVAASGFVPCNSDSKDCQDIEARAIKILDPFEQSNGDKIMPEQLSLEEFTLQGFEMLIAQLTEKTRICFRDALFRLAKNTKHVVEDLDGDLNMHQEMPHSVCNETMRSVDKKPMESETNIVDRAVANLMFNKMEINILDIPFTTLVNMKREVTGSRVLQEQSSKALDVTQKSHSPHPEKLPAHA from the exons ATGGATTGGTACTATGGATGTGAAAATAGTGAATTTGTTTTACCAAAAGATCAAGAAGATTTACTGGAAAGGTATTCTTCACCAGGGCGCTGGTCAGAATGGGGAATAAAAGCACCTGAATGCTTTAATTCAACTCAGGAGGAGTATTTGAGCAAGAACACAGATGCAACAGAGGTAGAATTCAATTTCATTGATAAAAGTTTCGAAGATGAAATTGAATTTGACCCTTATCTACAAGACAAAGATCAATCTAGCAGCTCAAGTGTGTGTGGAGGATTGTCTGAGCAATTTCAACAAACAGGACTCTCGTGTGATCATCAGTCCAAATACGAACTTCAAGACCTATCGACTTTCGAACATGTGGATGACATTTTCTTGTACAAGC AACTCTATAAGAATGAACCTGTTATAGCATG GGATTCTGTACTTGAAGATTTTCCCTGTGTTGAAAACCTTCACAAATCTTTCCTTTATCCTGAGAACCAAAGCAGCAACACCAACG GTGTAGTGCAGAAAGATGTTGCAGCTTCAGGGTTTGTTCCTTGCAACTCTGACTCTAAGGATTGCCAGGATATAGAG GCACGTGCAATCAAAATCTTGGACCCTTTTGAGCAGTCTAATGGAGACAAGATCATGCCTGAGCAGTTATCCCTTGAGGAATTCACACTGCAGGGCTTTGAGATGTTAATTGCACAG TTAACAGAGAAAACTCGAATCTGCTTCCGAGATGCCCTGTTTCGCCTTgccaaaaatacaaaacatgtAGTAGAGGATTTGGATGGAGACCTTAACATGCATCAAGAAATGCCACACTCAGTTTGCAATGAAACAATGAG GTCTGTGGACAAAAAACCAATGGAATCAGAGACCAACATTGTTGACAGAGCTGTTGCAAACCTCATGTTCAACAAGATGGAAATCAACATACTAGATATTCCTTTTACAACACTAGTTAACATGAAGCGGGAAGTTACTGGAAGTAGAGTTCTTCAAGAACAAAGCTCAAAAGCCTTGGATGTAACACAAAAATCTCATTCTCCTCACCCAGAAAAGTTACCTGCACATGCTTAG
- the LOC114168147 gene encoding protein MIZU-KUSSEI 1 produces the protein MTSLLSSPLSIPSPLSIPSPPPPPPPLLSNEATMEKPSLPLRMTISLQPANTKSKRDSKSNKLYRRFRSVFRSLPIIAPSCKMPTVMRSRGSEVYIHGGTRITGTLFGHRKARVNLAFQTNPNCEPFLLLELAIPTGKLLQEMGTGLNRIALECERRAHNSEKIRIIDEPIWTLFCNGKKTGYGVKREATDDDLNVMQLLHAVSVAVGVLPNEISDPHDGELLYTRANFERVIGSKDSETYYMMMPDGNDNGPELSLFFVRV, from the coding sequence ATGACATCACTGTTATCATCACCCTTGTCAATACCATCACCATTGTCAATACCATCaccacctccacctccaccgCCATTGTTATCCAATGAAGCAACCATGGAAAAACCCTCCCTCCCACTTCGAATGACCATCTCACTTCAACCGGCAAACACCAAGAGCAAACGCGATTCCAAGTCCAACAAGCTCTATCGAAGGTTCCGATCGGTTTTCCGATCTCTTCCGATCATCGCGCCGTCGTGCAAGATGCCAACAGTTATGAGGAGCCGTGGCAGCGAGGTATACATCCATGGCGGCACAAGGATCACCGGAACCCTATTCGGGCACCGGAAAGCTAGGGTAAACCTTGCATTCCAGACAAACCCTAATTGTGAACCGTTCCTGCTCTTGGAGCTGGCTATCCCCACAGGGAAATTGCTCCAAGAAATGGGAACGGGGCTAAATAGGATAGCGTTAGAGTGTGAGAGACGCGCTCACAACAGCGAGAAGATTAGGATCATTGATGAACCCATTTGGACATTGTTTTGCAATGGGAAGAAAACGGGTTATGGGGTGAAGAGAGAAGCCACAGATGATGACTTGAACGTGATGCAGTTGTTGCATGCAGTGTCTGTGGCTGTTGGTGTTCTTCCCAATGAGATTTCGGATCCTCATGATGGTGAACTCTTATACACGAGGGCCAATTTTGAACGAGTGATTGGGTCTAAAGACTCTGAGACTTATTACATGATGATGCCTGATGGAAATGATAACGGGCCTGAACTTAGTCTCTTCTTCGTTAGGGTTTAA
- the LOC114168686 gene encoding protein LNK3-like isoform X2, producing the protein MDWYYGCENSEFVLPKDQEDLLERYSSPGRWSEWGIKAPECFNSTQEEYLSKNTDATEVEFNFIDKSFEDEIEFDPYLQDKDQSSSSSVCGGLSEQFQQTGLSCDHQSKYELQDLSTFEHVDDIFLDSVLEDFPCVENLHKSFLYPENQSSNTNGVVQKDVAASGFVPCNSDSKDCQDIEARAIKILDPFEQSNGDKIMPEQLSLEEFTLQGFEMLIAQLTEKTRICFRDALFRLAKNTKHVVEDLDGDLNMHQEMPHSVCNETMRSVDKKPMESETNIVDRAVANLMFNKMEINILDIPFTTLVNMKREVTGSRVLQEQSSKALDVTQKSHSPHPEKLPAHA; encoded by the exons ATGGATTGGTACTATGGATGTGAAAATAGTGAATTTGTTTTACCAAAAGATCAAGAAGATTTACTGGAAAGGTATTCTTCACCAGGGCGCTGGTCAGAATGGGGAATAAAAGCACCTGAATGCTTTAATTCAACTCAGGAGGAGTATTTGAGCAAGAACACAGATGCAACAGAGGTAGAATTCAATTTCATTGATAAAAGTTTCGAAGATGAAATTGAATTTGACCCTTATCTACAAGACAAAGATCAATCTAGCAGCTCAAGTGTGTGTGGAGGATTGTCTGAGCAATTTCAACAAACAGGACTCTCGTGTGATCATCAGTCCAAATACGAACTTCAAGACCTATCGACTTTCGAACATGTGGATGACATTTTCTT GGATTCTGTACTTGAAGATTTTCCCTGTGTTGAAAACCTTCACAAATCTTTCCTTTATCCTGAGAACCAAAGCAGCAACACCAACG GTGTAGTGCAGAAAGATGTTGCAGCTTCAGGGTTTGTTCCTTGCAACTCTGACTCTAAGGATTGCCAGGATATAGAG GCACGTGCAATCAAAATCTTGGACCCTTTTGAGCAGTCTAATGGAGACAAGATCATGCCTGAGCAGTTATCCCTTGAGGAATTCACACTGCAGGGCTTTGAGATGTTAATTGCACAG TTAACAGAGAAAACTCGAATCTGCTTCCGAGATGCCCTGTTTCGCCTTgccaaaaatacaaaacatgtAGTAGAGGATTTGGATGGAGACCTTAACATGCATCAAGAAATGCCACACTCAGTTTGCAATGAAACAATGAG GTCTGTGGACAAAAAACCAATGGAATCAGAGACCAACATTGTTGACAGAGCTGTTGCAAACCTCATGTTCAACAAGATGGAAATCAACATACTAGATATTCCTTTTACAACACTAGTTAACATGAAGCGGGAAGTTACTGGAAGTAGAGTTCTTCAAGAACAAAGCTCAAAAGCCTTGGATGTAACACAAAAATCTCATTCTCCTCACCCAGAAAAGTTACCTGCACATGCTTAG